agtgcccagcctggccctgtgcaCCAGCAaggaggggaaggcaggagaaGTTGAGGAAGGTATTGACAAAGAGgaacaaaacaccccaaactgCAGTAACCCAACTCGGGGCGTGCTGGGGAGGAGGATTTGGGTCAGGTCCTTCCCAGGCTtggccaggctgctggggacAATGTCACTGCCTCGAGCTCACCCTGCATCCCCCAGCTGGGTGGGGGTGCTGGGCAGGGGTGCTGGGCTCATCCCTactcccccatcccagcaccttgGCCTCAGTGGGGCAGCTCGGGGGGATTTGCTCCCTGGGGCAGGATGTGCCTCTGAAACCCTGCCCTTCTGAGGTGGGAACAAGTCAGATCAGTCTTGAAATGGGCTGAAAGCTTTGCTCTGTGAGATATTTCCGGGCTGGACTTCCCCATTTGGAGAGGGTAAGATTTGGCTGGAAGGGCTGGTGTGGGCACAGGACCCCAATCCCTCTCTCTTCACTCCTTTCATCCTTTGCCCTTTGTCTTGCATTTGGGCAGGGGGAACGTCCCTGGacctcctggtgctgctctgtccagcagcccctgctcaggGTTCACTCCTTGGCCTTGCTGCAAATCCAACCCCATgatccagccccaaatcccagcccccAATCCCAGCTCCTACCTCTGCTCAGCCACGTGGGGCCCTGGGTGTCTGTGGCTGGGGGATGCTGTGGGCAGGGGGACAGGCAGGGTGTTGCAGCACggctgtcctgcctgtgctctgcctctgctgcgTGCCACAGGCAGGAAGCAGCAATTAAAGCTGCAAGAACCTTCATGTGATGGGGAGACGTCACAGGAAGGTGACATGGTGGCTGTGGGGTGACATCTAGGTGACACTGGCAGCCTCAGGACAGGCTGGGCTGTGGTGAGGAGAGGACTATGGCCACCTGCCCATCAGCACATCCAAGCCTGCAAAGGTGTCTTTGTCCCTCCTGTCTTTGTGTCTTTGTCCCTCCTGTCTGCATCCTGCGACCTGGCGCCACTGGGCATGGGAACGGCAGAGTTCATTTGGGACAGCAGAGCCcattggggacagcagagctcattggggacagcagagcttggtgggacagcagagcccattggggacagcagagctcattggggacagcagagcttggtgggacagcagagctcagtggggacagcagagctcactggggacagcagagcttggtgggacagcagagctcagtggggacagcagagctcactggggacagcagagcttggtgggacagcagagcccattggggacagcagagctcattggggacagcagagcttggtgggacagcagagcccattggggacagcagagctcattggggacagcagagcttggtgggacagcagagcccattggggacagcagagctcattggggacagcagagcttggtgggacagcagagctcagtggggacagcagagctcactggggacagcagagcttggtgggacagcagagcccattggggacagcagagctcattggggacagcagagcttggtgggacagcagagcccattggggacagcagagctcattggggacagcagagcttggtgggacagcagagcccattggggacagcagagctcattggggacagcagagcttggtgggacagcagagctcagtggggacagcagagctcactGGGGACAGGCTCACAACATGAGCCAGGATTCAGTCCTGGCAGAGTGTAATCCAGAACCATTCCCTTTCCTCAGACTCTGGATGCCAGAGCCAGGCACATTCCTGGGCTGTTCTGCAGCCATGAGCGCTGCAAatgctgctgtggggagcagcagccgAGCTGCcaatgctgcagctctgccacgTGTCCCCTGCCACTCGTCCCCTGCCACTCGCCCCGGCTGGTGCCAGGCTCCAGTCGGACCCAGGGCCAGAGCAGTGCCaacccagctgtgtcccagggctTGCATGGATTGGGAATCAGGGCAGGGATTAGGGCTGGGTCTGGCTCTTCCATCGcactgggaacagggatggaTGTGCCCTGCAGTGGCTTTGCTGCACACGGGGGTGGTGACAGTGCCCGGTGCCCCCCAGCAGCCCTTGGCATGTGGAGTGGTGTCAGCCCTGGCTCCCTCCACCTAAAGAAACCTGTTCCTCCCCAGACCCTCCACATTTCACCTCGCGGTGTCAGCCAGGCTTCCTGTTTGCAATCCTCACCAGCACCACGGCAGGGGGAACGTCGGTGAGAGGGACATCGTCTGCCAGCGGCTCATCCCGCTGTGTCTCAGCCACTCTTCAAGGAGCTGAGGCTGGAACCACCAGGAACTGTTCCTAAAAGGCCTTTTTTGTCTCCTCTTCTCAGCTGGGGGTGTTATCAAGAGCCCGCGGGAGGAAGAACGCAAAGAGCTTTTCTTGTCCTGAAGTGCTGTGGCCAGATCCTGCCCCTGCTTCCTGCGAATGCTGAGACTGTGAGGCAGAGCCTGGCGCTGCCAGGGGTGCTGGAGgaaggctggagctggaggtAAGGGGTCCCAGGTCCCCATGATATGCCAGGCTCAGGGGCTCTCGTGGttggggagttttggggtcCAACGGGGCTTTTTGGAAGTTGGATGCTGACCTGGGAGCTCATTTTCTGGCAGCCAGTGCCAAGGTCAGGCTGGTTTTCCTGGTGAGCGGTTGCAGGACATGGTGGGACAGGACACTCTGCCCCCCACAGCTCCCGTGGGTCCAGTTCTGCACAGGAGTCCAGCGGTTTCCACCAGAGCCCGAGGCCacccgtgcctcagtttccttctttttaaaagcagcacagTGCAAGGGGGGTGTCTGGCAAGGCATGGGGGAATCAGCTGCTGGTGTCCGTCCCCAGGGGACAAACAGACACGCTGTCCCCCCACGGACGTGTCACATGCCCGGGGATGTTTGGcccagcttcagctgcagccGCCCCCATGCACGTTCCCAGCTCCACGCTGTGCCAGGGGCCAGCAGTGCCAACCCGGGGGCCAGAGGACAGCAGTGagtgtcccctgtgctggccgGTTGGAGGGGAAGAAGAAGCACTGCTGGATGTGGAGGAAGGCTCGGGGAGGGTAATGGGGCACAACTAGGCTGGGAGTGGGATAGACTAAAGGGAAACTGGGCTTGGGGACCATTGACTGTCCTTTAGGGCCCCGGTGGGGGGATGGAAAGGGTCCCAACCCCTGTTTGGCACAGGCAGTGATGCAGCACAGCCCCGTGGGGCTGAGTCCAGCCAGCACCATGTACCTCTGTCCTCAGGGGCTGTCCCTGTGGGGCTCAAATCCCTCCAGAATGCCCCTGGTTTTTCCTGGGGAAGGGCAAATTTTGCCATCCCCATCTCTTTCCTAGTGGCCTTGGACCTCAcagcccctcccagccctgaAACCTTCTACTCCTGGGGACATAGAACTGGGGACATTGAAATGGCCCCGACACTGGGACTCAGAGCAAAATTCCCTAttctctgcatccctgcagagctgctggtccCACTGTCCCTGGTCTGGAGCATCACCCTGTTGTAcagctggggaaactgaggcactggGCGGTTGGGTCCTGGTGTTGGTCTGCTCTCAGTGAGCTGAGAGAAGCAGGTTTGTGGTTTGGAGCTGCCGAGTATGAGACACGTCCCCACCTCAGTGCAACAAGCTGGAGGACTCTGTCAGATGTAGGCAGGTTCCTGTCCCCTCCAAAACCCCTCTCCCCTCTGGGGGGTAGAGTGCCAGCTGCCACTCTGGCACTGCCCTCCTCACCTGGACAGGGCACAGGAATAGAACAAAGGGCAGGAAGGGGTCACTCACCCATTAATGTCATGACCAAAACCGACTCAACTTAGGgaaattaattgcatttattACTAAtcaaatcagagcaggataatgaaaagtaaaaccTTAGAAACATCTTCTGCACCATCCCTCCCTCTTCAggctctccctcctccctccagcagcacagggagatgggaatggggcCCCAGGCAGTTCAGCACAGGTTGTTTCTGCCACTGCTCAGCCAAGGTGGTGTCCCTGCCTTCCACGGGAGACCCTTCTCCATGGACTTCTCCAGCAGGAGTCCTTCCAgtgggctgcagctctgtcccGAATGCTCCAGTGGGGCTTCCCATGAGCTCACAGCCCCTTCGGGcaccctctgctctgccaggggctcctgcagggctgcaggggggTCTCTGCTCCCCAGAGACCCCCATGGGCTGCTGGGGAATCTCCACTCTGGTGCCCAGAGCACTCatgcctctccttcctccctgacCTTGGTCTCTGCAGGGTTGttgctccctctcctctcctctcctctcctctcctctcctctcctctcctctcctctcctctcctctcctctcctctcctctcctctcctctcctctcctctcctctcctctcctctcctctcctctcctctcctctcctctcctctcctctcctctcctctcctctcctctcctctcccctcccctcccctcccctcccctccccacaaCTGATTCTGTGCAATCACCTTTTTCCCTTCTTAACTTTGTTATCCCAAAGCACTGCCTCCATCACCACtggccttggccagcagcaggtcGATCCCAGAGCCAGTGGCACTGGCTCTCTTGGACATGGGGGAGGCTCCTGGCAGCTTTTCACAAAAGCcacccctgctccccctgctccaaGGACTTTCTGTGCAGACCCAGTGCACCCCCTCACCCTGGGCCTGATTGTCTTTGCAGGGATGGCTGAGGGTGGCCAGGCAGGGGTCCCAGCTGAGGAGGGGCCGAGGGGTGCCCCTGACAGCACCCAGGTGAGCCACGGCTGTGGGTGTGTGTGGGAGTCACTGCCAGGGGGGAGTGGCTGAGCTCACAGTGGTGCTTACATCTACTAttaatctgctttaaaaaaaaccaaaacaacaaacccaaatgttgtgttttctctgcattttgcaCTCCTAGCACAGTGAAGGAGAAAGAGGCTGCTGTGACcccctctcttcctgctcctgccccattTCCAAGCcccctgagcagctcctgcaggtccTTTCAAGGGGTCAAAGTCTCCAAGTTTCCATGTGCTGAAGAATTTAGTTTGAACTGGAAGAATGGGGCAGGGCCTGAGCTCAGATGCAGTACTGGACACTGGGGAATTCCCCTTCAAATATGCTGGGGGGTTCTGATGCTCCAGGGGATGGGGTCCCTGCACTCCCAGGactggcacagccctgagcagggtCTGAGCTAAATCCTGGTGCTGCTCCACAGGATGTGGCTGAGCCCAGGGAGGATGCAGGGAGTGAGGGCCTGGCAGCCAGCCCAATCCCAGGCAATGTGGAGGATGTGTatgagctgctggagaagctgggCAGGTGAGCAGGAATCCAGGTAGGTGACTGGAGTCTGGGCAGGTGAGTGGGACCCACCAGAGGTGAGCAGGTTGCAGGCAGGGATCCAGATGGATTCAGTGGGGTACAGACAGTGATCCCAGCTCCACCAGAGCCCTTATGGGTGCCTGGATTTCTGGGTTCTTCCCCGGGGACGGGTCAGCCCAGCcatgccccagcccagctcttgcTGCAGTGGCCACTTTGGCGTGGTGAGGCTCTGCCGCGAGcgcagcactggctccttctaCGCGGCCAAATTTGTGAAGACACAGCGGTGCTGGGGCAGCCGCCTGGGGCTGGAGCGAGCACAGGTGGAGCGGGAAGTCGCCATCCTCCGCCAGCTTGACCATCCCAACATCATGCATCTCCACGACCTCTttgccagcagagctgaaatgGTGCTCGTCCTGGAGCTGTGAGTGGGGTGCTGAGAGGGAGACCCCCTTTCTGTGTCATGTGCTGGAGGTGGCTGAgctcccctgtccccaccctgtGCAGGATCAGTGGTGGGGAACTCTTTGACTTCATTGCGGAGAAGGAGATGCTGTCAGAGGAGGAGGCCATCGAGTTCCTGAGGCAGATCCTGCACGGGGTGGAATATCTGCATGCTCGCCACATTGCTCACTTCGACCTCAAGGTGCCCATGGGGACTCCCCATCCTCGCTCCCTGAGGATCCAAGGACTGCCAGGCATCTCCAGAGCCCTGGTCCCATTCTTAGATTCCCAGGCTGCTTCTGTAACCCCTGCCACCCCTTTTTCATCCCGCTGTGCCTGACCCTGTTCCCACAGCCTGAGAACATCATGCTGCAGGAGAAGGATGTCCCCAAGCCCTGGATCAAGATCATTGACTTTGGGCTggcccagcagctggaggatgGCATCACCTTCAAGAGCCTCTGTGGGACCCCCCAGTACATCGGTACAGGGCTGGCACATCCCTGGTggtccctgcactgctctgctctgggggtgcacctgggctgctctggggggCCACAACAGTGGGCGGGGATGGGACCTCCAGGCATGCAGGGAAGGAGGTGGCAGGATGGTATTGCCCCTCTAATGTCccatcctggctctgtgtttgCCCCCAGCTCCTGAAGTGATCAATTATGAACCACTGAGCCCCGCGACTGATATGTGGTGAGGAGTCAGGGTCTGAGGGCAACAGGCTGAGCtggtgggtggggagggacacCCCTGGGTACCACAGGGCATGGGAGGGCCCAAGGAGGGCAGCACGTGACCTCCATCTCCTCATTTCAGGAGCATCGGAGTCATCACCTACATTCTGTGAGTATGGGGCAGTGCTCCCTGTGGttgggggaaactgaggcacaaggACTCTGCAGGTGCTGGGGTGGCCAAGTTGGTGTTATCCTGGCATTCAGTAGGTCTGTTGTGTCCCCACAGGCTCAGTGGCCTCTCCCCCTTCCAGGGTGAGACGGATGCTGAGACCCTCTCCAACGTCGTGGCTGGTGCCTATGAGTTTGAGGAGCGCTGCTTCAGCCAGACCTCCGAGATGGCCAAGGACTTCATCCGCCAGCTGCTGGTGAAGGAGCCACAGTGAGGCCCCATCCCTTCCAATCTTTGCCCCCACCTCCACCTCTATTATCTCCATGTCCAGCATCCCCATCCCTATCTTCCTCATCCCTATCTTCATCATGtccatccccatctccatccccatccccatccccatccccatccccatcccatccttATCTCCATCTCCAACCCATCCCTACCTCCATCCCATCTCTATTTCCATCTTCATCTCATCCACATCTCCATCACCATCATTTCCACTTCCATTTGGTTCCCTTCTCTGTCCCCACTATCCCCATCTCCATGGTGGATGTGTGGGGCCAGGACCCCAACCCCAGTGCATCCCTTTGTGCCGCAGGCACCGCATGACGGCAGCCGAGTGCCTGGTCCACCCCTGGATCAAGGTGAGAGGCACTGGCAGGGGATGGCTGCTGGACCCCctggcagcagggtggggacacGGTGACAGTGATGTGTTCTTGCCCCCTACAGCCCCTGAGCAGGAAGCAGGCGCTGAGCCGGAGCCGTTCCTCCATCAACATGAGAAACTTCCGCAAGTTCAACGCCCTGAGGAAGTGGAAGGTGAACTCTGTGGGGTCCCATCACCCCTGAGTCCCCTGGGGAGCTCAGGCTGGGTTGCAGCCAAGGGTGGCTTCATCTCAGAGATGGTTGTAGTGCTgtggtgtgggggggggggggggggggtagagctggggagggaccccCACCTCAGACCCCTTCCCTTCTTGTCCCCCAGCTCTCCTACAACACAGTGTCTGCCTGCAACCGGCTGTGCCGCACGCGGCTGCTCTGCAACCTTGggaaggaggatgaggagctggtgagcccccaggagcccccaGATCCCACCCAGCATGAGCTGGGAAGGGGGGACAAGAGATTTGGGGTATCTGTCTCAGTTTCTCCCCATGGCAGTACCCTCAGTGCTGCAGGCCCCCTCTTTTGGGCAGGAGCATGGGACCCCCCATTGCTGGGATAAGATGAGGGAAGTGTGCTGGGGGGCTTGGCCAGAGACAGGGGCACCGAACAGGGTGGGGTGCTGTGCAGTAGCTGTGCAGTGAGGGTTGTGTCCACGGCCCTTTcctctggggggggggggggggttctcTCCGCGGGGAaagtcctgtccctgccctgcagcccccctgtgcccccagcGCTGCTGTGAGAGCGAccaggaggaggagagaagcCCCCACATCTCTCTGCTGCGCCGGCGgagaagcagctgctcctgagctCCTCCAAAAAAAAGACAGGACCCCTGTGAAGGGAGCATTTGGGGTCCCCCATCGCCCCATCCAAGGGGGCAGGGGCACTGTccagccccagagctcccagtCCCATGGTGTTGGAGGGTCACTGAGGCATTAGCACCCCACTCCTGCCACCAGGTTTtgctgccccagggctgggacccTCCCCTTTGCTTTGTCctaatgggaaaaataaatgtcacCTCCTCCTCTATCCTCTTCTCCTGCTACTCCTTCCCCTTAAGGATGGCTTTTCACAGCCAGGCAGGTGCTGAGTGCCCGCAGCTTCTTCCTTCACAAGGACTGCTGTTCTGTGGGGACCCCAAAGCCATGGGCTCCTGACAACCCAGATTTCACCCTGAGAGGCAGAGTGACCCTTAAGTTGTCCCTTCTGTACTGCTCTGGGAGGTCTCTATGAGTCGCTGGCTGCTTTCCTGGCATACCCCTGACAGATCAACTTGGATCCTCCTGCTCAggctggggaaactgaggcaggaggcagcactTCCTTCCCACCCACTCTGGCGCGGGGGGGCCGCCCTGTTTTCCCCCTCTCTATTTCCCAAACatgccctggccctggccctgacAGTTGTCAGGCTAAATATTTTGTGTGCGGCAGCCGAAAACAGAAGTGAAGAGGCTGCAGGGTCCGGGCAGGGTCCGTGGGGGCCCCCCCTTATCCCGGCGTTCCCTGGCTACTGCCCGGCCACGGCGAGCGGGACCCGACACGGAGCAGCAGAACCCGAGGTGGGGCCGGGACGGGACCCCGGGGGTCCCGCTCGAGGATGGGGCCGAGGGCGCTGGGTGCCCCGCGGCTGGGGGTGATGTTGCTGGTCCTTGGCCACCTCCCACTGCCCCCCGTGAGGGCTCCCTCCGAAAGTAAGTGTTCGGGAGGGGGAGGTCGGGAGTGGGGTGGGGAGACAGTTCTGGGGTGGGGGCTGTCTGATAATTCCTGTGCCCGGGGGTTTGCAAGAGACAAACCCTGAGGCGAAGATCTTTGTGCGTTCCCTGTCTCAGTTTGCCCCCAGGGCAGTACCCCCAATACTGCAGGCCCCCCCTTATGGGCAGGAGGGGCAGAGTGTGGGACCCTCCCATTGGGATGAGATGAGGGGAGCATACTGGGAGGCTTGGCCAGATATGGGGGCATTGGTCCCTCAGCCTCACCGGATGGTGGAAGATAGTCACAAGAGTCGGGAGTGCTGCTCCCCGCACAGCTGCTGGGGTTGGAAATGTTGGGAAGGGGGTGCCGTGatggggagggggcagctgtGGGTTCTGGGTCTCATGGCCACAACAGGGGACATCTGGGGGTTCGAGGAGGGTCTGTCATTTGTCctgccttcccctctccctgccgcCCCTGCCTCAGTTTACCCAGACACCGAGGGGTTGGGCTGGGGGATGGGAGAAATGGAGGAAGCGGATGAAGTATCCGAGAGGTGCCCAAGGGACACACGTCGCTGTGCCTGCTCCCACCTGGGACCCCTGTCCTCTGTCTGTCCTCCCAGGGGCATGGGGGACCCTGTCCCCTTACAGGGTGACTTTGCAAGGTCAGGGAGGTGATGGTGGCCGTGGGGGCTGTAACACTTGGGGTCAGTGCTGCACCCATGGCCGGTCCTGCAGGAGGATAGAGGGACCCTCCTGTCCTCacggggaggggacagagctccCAGTGAGGGGCCGAACCTGTGTGGTGTGGTGTTAGGGTGAGGGGTTACAGGCAGCTGCCAGAGGCACAGTGCCCAGTGGGGCCACATTGCCCACGGTTCATGGGTCACACCAAGAGGAGAAAAGCGCCACCGGGCACGAGGTCACGACATGGCCATCAGCTGCTggcccaggctggcagcagacaGACGAGGGGTGACCCACGCACCCAATCCCCTCCAGGACCTGGACCTGGTTTTTGGCTGGGGACGCTGTCAGTGGGAAGCTCTTGCTTGTTCTAGCTCTTGCATCCCTGCTGGGATCGGGAAGCAGGAGGTACTGGGTATCATGGTTCCCATTTCTGGGTGGAAAAGCCCCAAGACAGCCAATGTGGAGTTGGGGCAGTGCCACGTGGACATCTGTGGTAGCCTTGTGTGCCTCATTACCTGTCTGGGCACAAGGGGGAGTTAATGGGGATGATCTTGCTGCCACTCACTGGATAACTGTGTGTCCACAAGTGGGGAGATCCATGAGCCCCCTCAGCTGCCCCACAActcagggaaggagaaaaaccaTCTGCACCCCCAGACAGCTTCCCCCAGAGcagacagcagggctgggacatggTTCTGGGGCTGGCATGGCACCCGGCCTGCCAGGCCTCGTTAGCATCAGTGCTGATGGACACGCTGTGCCCTGGAGAGCCGCAGTGTGCTGGCTGCTGTCAGAGCCACTCGCGTCTCCCTGGCTGCCCAAACCAATTCCAGCCATGCTTGACAGGCAGCACCAGGATATTGAACCCCTTCGAGCACCTCCTGGGGGATCCCTGGGTGGGGGTGGGGGTCAGCTGCCCCGTCCCTGCTGCCCATGGGGTTCCCCTTTCGCCACCCCAGTCTGCGGCAGCATGGACATCCGCAATGACGTCTCCCAGCTCCGGAAGCTGGAAAACTGCTCCATCATCGAAGGCAACCTGCAGATCCTGCTGATGTTCACCACGGGCGCCGAGGACTTTCGGGGGCTCAGCTTCCCTCGCCTGCTTATGATCACGGAGTACCT
This DNA window, taken from Cinclus cinclus chromosome 31, bCinCin1.1, whole genome shotgun sequence, encodes the following:
- the LOC134055180 gene encoding death-associated protein kinase 2-like, translated to MWLSPGRMQGVRAWQPAQSQAMWRMCMSCWRSWAGEQESSGHFGVVRLCRERSTGSFYAAKFVKTQRCWGSRLGLERAQVEREVAILRQLDHPNIMHLHDLFASRAEMVLVLELISGGELFDFIAEKEMLSEEEAIEFLRQILHGVEYLHARHIAHFDLKPENIMLQEKDVPKPWIKIIDFGLAQQLEDGITFKSLCGTPQYIAPEVINYEPLSPATDMWSIGVITYILLSGLSPFQGETDAETLSNVVAGAYEFEERCFSQTSEMAKDFIRQLLVKEPQHRMTAAECLVHPWIKPLSRKQALSRSRSSINMRNFRKFNALRKWKLSYNTVSACNRLCRTRLLCNLGKEDEELRCCESDQEEERSPHISLLRRRRSSCS